From Pirellulales bacterium:
GACGAAGCGATTATTCGTCCGGCTGCTCGGAAGACGCCGCGGCGTCGGGCGATTCGTCTTCCTCGCCCTCCGAAGGGGCATTGGGCACGGCGTACTGCTCCCCAAGCCAGCGATGCAAATCGACCTGCCGGCAGCGCGGGCTGCAAAATGGCATCACGGCCGTCTTCTGCATTTCAGCCGTAATCGTGCGACCGCAGATCGGGCACTTGGGAGGAGGCATGTGTGCGTTGGCGCTAGGCCGCCATTATTTCTTCTTGCCCGATCGTGACGAACTCTTGCCGGCGGACGACTTCGATTCCGATCTCGCGGAGGCGGCGCCATCCGCCCTCGCAGCCGACTTTTCGCCGCTCGATTTGTCGCCACTACTCTTGTCGCCGCTGCTCTTGTCGCCGCTGCTCTTGTCGCCAGAACTTTCGCTTGGCGGCTTATCGGCAGCGGCCCGCTCCTTGTATTTATCGCTGCGGTAGTCGGTTTGATAAAAGCCGGAGCCCTTGAACATGATCGCGGCCCCCGCCCCGATCAATCGCCGCAGTTTCCGTTTGCTGCACTCGGGACATTTCCGCTTCACCGGATCGTTGATCGATTGGAACAGTTCGAACTTGTGTCCGCAGGCATCGCAAACGTAGTCGTAGGTAGGCATCGGAAAAAACAGGGGTCAGAGGATGTGGAAACGGGTCTCCAATAGTGTCACGGACTCTCAGTGCTGCAATTTCTTGTAGCGGAAGCGGTGCGGCTGATCGGCCTCCATGCCCAACCGTTGGCGGCGCTGCTCTTCGTAGACTTGAAAATTCCCTTCGCAGACATGCACGTAGCCATCTCCCTCAAA
This genomic window contains:
- the yacG gene encoding DNA gyrase inhibitor YacG, with protein sequence MPPPKCPICGRTITAEMQKTAVMPFCSPRCRQVDLHRWLGEQYAVPNAPSEGEEDESPDAAASSEQPDE
- a CDS encoding zinc ribbon domain-containing protein, with product MPTYDYVCDACGHKFELFQSINDPVKRKCPECSKRKLRRLIGAGAAIMFKGSGFYQTDYRSDKYKERAAADKPPSESSGDKSSGDKSSGDKSSGDKSSGEKSAARADGAASARSESKSSAGKSSSRSGKKK